One Doryrhamphus excisus isolate RoL2022-K1 chromosome 17, RoL_Dexc_1.0, whole genome shotgun sequence genomic region harbors:
- the si:dkey-29b11.3 gene encoding actin-binding Rho-activating protein-like, with product MDHGNNSPAGFTDDTAACIVSVKGLKDNWQKWSDNHQEHQKHNPFSHDTRPMAVVPQRGQYDYGRPLQGSLTAQRGEDAHTHISREVQELCEVIRKIGEQTYEDGAGRGISVKFGKLFEHYVTISNKLVGILLRARKQKMVDFEGEMLWQGKDDDVMITLLQ from the coding sequence ATGGACCATGGAAATAACTCTCCTGCTGGGTTCACTGATGACACAGCAGCATgcattgtatctgtaaaaggcCTGAAAGACAACTGGCAGAAGTGGTCTGACAATCACCAGGAACACCAGAAGCACAACCCCTTCAGTCACGACACGAGACCAATGGCAGTGGTCCCCCAGAGGGGGCAATACGATTATGGGAGGCCTCTGCAGGGCTCATTGACGGCACAACGCGGGGAGgatgctcacacacacatcagcagGGAGGTCCAGGAGCTGTGTGAGGTTATTAGAAAGATTGGAGAGCAGACATATGAAGACGGAGCTGGTAGAGGCATCTCTGTAAAATTTGGCAAGCTGTTTGAGCATTACGTGACAATCTCGAACAAACTAGTGGGGATTCTTCTACGAGCCCGGAAGCAGAAGATGGTTGACTTTGAGGGTGAAATGCTGTGGCAAGGGAAGGATGATGATGTTATGATTACTCTGTTGCAATGA
- the hint3 gene encoding histidine triad nucleotide-binding protein 3, protein MEEANVNTTQSMQEDVSKTRQVSVEEYDKKCIFCRIVNNEMGTELLHFDEEISCFRDIKPGAPHHYLVVPTKHVGNCKSLGKDHVPLVKRMVELGKEILQKNNVTALSDVRFGFHWPPFCSVTHLHLHVLAPASQMGFMSRLIYRLNSYWFITAEQLIELLNSKEETK, encoded by the exons ATGGAGGAAGCTAATGTTAATACAACACAGTCTATGCAGGAAGATGTTTCTAAAACTAGACAAGTATCCGTGGaagaatatgacaaaaaatgtattttttgcaggATTGTCAACAATGAGATGGGCACGGAACTTCTGCACTTT GATGAAGAGATCTCATGTTTCCGAGACATCAAACCTGGAGCTCCGCACCATTACCTGGTAGTGCCTACTAAACATGTTGGCAACTGTAAATCACTGGGCAAAGACCATGTGCCTTTAG TGAAACGCATGGTGGAGCTTGGCAAGGAGATCCTGCAGAAGAACAATGTGACGGCTCTCAGTGACGTCAG gttCGGTTTCCATTGGCCCCCATTCTGTTCGGTCACACATCTACATCTTCATGTTCTGGCGCCTGCCAGCCAGATGGGCTTCATGTCTCGCCTAATCTACAGACTAAATTCTTATTGGTTTATTACA GCAGAGCAACTGATAGAGCTTCTCAACTCCAAGGAGGAAACCAAATGA